The following coding sequences lie in one Musa acuminata AAA Group cultivar baxijiao chromosome BXJ3-1, Cavendish_Baxijiao_AAA, whole genome shotgun sequence genomic window:
- the LOC135629102 gene encoding S-type anion channel SLAH1-like isoform X1, with protein MLSSLMEGREHQLPIATTTTTATSAKAQTKVLDSVVAMKAMSKLGGFHAGYFRISLSLCGQALLWKTLSEPSTDSRALRLVVRLLPSATYVLVWSVALAVLVALCFLYALRCFLRFRCVKAEFSHHVGVNYLFAPWISWLLLLQSTPAFLHPGAALYRVLWWVFSVPILMFDVKIYGQWFTEGKKFLSMVANPTSQITVIGNLVCARAAARMGWEEIATCMFSLGMAHYLVLFVTLYQRFVGCNSLPAMLRPVFFLFIAAPSMASLAWDSISGSFGTGSKMLFFLSLFLFASLVSRPALFKRSMRRFNVAWWAYSFPLTVLALAATEYAQEVEGSVSNALMLVLAVLSVLVTVALIVFTAIKAGDLLPHGNDPFAPPFSP; from the exons atgttgTCTTCGTTGATGGAGGGAAGAGAGCACCAACTTCCAATTgccactactactactactgctacGAGCGCTAAAGCTCAGACCAAAGTGCTCGACTCAGTAGTAGCCATGAAAGCTATGTCCAAGCTTGGGGGCTTCCATGCCGGCTACTTCCGCATCAGCCTGTCGCTCTGCGGCCAGGCACTACTGTGGAAGACCCTCAGCGAGCCAAGCACCGACTCCCGGGCCCTCCGCCTCGTCGTCCGCTTGCTACCCTCCGCCACGTACGTCCTCGTCTGGTCCGTGGCCCTCGCCGTCCTCGTCGCACTCTGCTTCCTCTACGCCCTCCGCTGCTTCCTCCGGTTCCGCTGCGTCAAGGCCGAGTTCTCCCACCATGTCGGCGTGAACTACCTCTTTGCGCCGTGGATCTCgtggctcctcctcctccagtcCACCCCCGCCTTCCTCCACCCCGGCGCTGCTCTGTACCGCGTGCTTTGGTGGGTCTTCTCCGTTCCCATCCTCATGTTCGATGTCAAGATCTACGGCCAGTGGTTCACCGAGGGGAAGAAGTTCCTGTCGATGGTGGCGAACCCCACGAGCCAGATCACGGTGATCGGGAACCTGGTCTGCGCGAGGGCGGCGGCAAGGATGGGGTGGGAGGAGATCGCCACCTGTATGTTCTCCCTCGGCATGGCGCACTACCTCGTCCTTTTCGTGACGCTGTACCAGCGGTTCGTCGGGTGCAACAGCCTTCCCGCCATGCTCCGccccgtcttcttcctcttcatcgcCGCCCCCAGCATGGCCAGCTTGGCCTGGGATTCCATCTCCGGATCCTTCGGTACGGGGTCCAAgatgctcttcttcctctccctcttcctattTGCCTCCCTG GTCTCGCGGCCTGCTCTGTTCAAGAGGTCGATGAGGCGGTTCAACGTTGCATGGTGGGCGTACTCCTTCCCGCTGACGGTGCTGGCGCTGGCGGCCACCGAGTACGCACAGGAGGTGGAGGGAAGCGTCTCCAACGCCCTCATGCTCGTCCTCGCCGTCCTCTCCGTGCTGGTCACCGTCGCCCTCATCGTCTTCACCGCGATCAAGGCCGGCGACCTCCTTCCCCACGGCAATGACCCCTTCGCGCCGCCGTTCTCGCCCTGA
- the LOC135629102 gene encoding S-type anion channel SLAH1-like isoform X2, translating into MLSSLMEGREHQLPIATTTTTATSAKAQTKVLDSVVAMKAMSKLGGFHAGYFRISLSLCGQALLWKTLSEPSTDSRALRLVVRLLPSATYVLVWSVALAVLVALCFLYALRCFLRFRCVKAEFSHHVGVNYLFAPWISWLLLLQSTPAFLHPGAALYRVLWWVFSVPILMFDVKIYGQWFTEGKKFLSMVANPTSQITVIGNLVCARAAARMGWEEIATCMFSLGMAHYLVLFVTLYQRFVGCNSLPAMLRPVFFLFIAAPSMASLAWDSISGSFGLAACSVQEVDEAVQRCMVGVLLPADGAGAGGHRVRTGGGGKRLQRPHARPRRPLRAGHRRPHRLHRDQGRRPPSPRQ; encoded by the exons atgttgTCTTCGTTGATGGAGGGAAGAGAGCACCAACTTCCAATTgccactactactactactgctacGAGCGCTAAAGCTCAGACCAAAGTGCTCGACTCAGTAGTAGCCATGAAAGCTATGTCCAAGCTTGGGGGCTTCCATGCCGGCTACTTCCGCATCAGCCTGTCGCTCTGCGGCCAGGCACTACTGTGGAAGACCCTCAGCGAGCCAAGCACCGACTCCCGGGCCCTCCGCCTCGTCGTCCGCTTGCTACCCTCCGCCACGTACGTCCTCGTCTGGTCCGTGGCCCTCGCCGTCCTCGTCGCACTCTGCTTCCTCTACGCCCTCCGCTGCTTCCTCCGGTTCCGCTGCGTCAAGGCCGAGTTCTCCCACCATGTCGGCGTGAACTACCTCTTTGCGCCGTGGATCTCgtggctcctcctcctccagtcCACCCCCGCCTTCCTCCACCCCGGCGCTGCTCTGTACCGCGTGCTTTGGTGGGTCTTCTCCGTTCCCATCCTCATGTTCGATGTCAAGATCTACGGCCAGTGGTTCACCGAGGGGAAGAAGTTCCTGTCGATGGTGGCGAACCCCACGAGCCAGATCACGGTGATCGGGAACCTGGTCTGCGCGAGGGCGGCGGCAAGGATGGGGTGGGAGGAGATCGCCACCTGTATGTTCTCCCTCGGCATGGCGCACTACCTCGTCCTTTTCGTGACGCTGTACCAGCGGTTCGTCGGGTGCAACAGCCTTCCCGCCATGCTCCGccccgtcttcttcctcttcatcgcCGCCCCCAGCATGGCCAGCTTGGCCTGGGATTCCATCTCCGGATCCTTCG GTCTCGCGGCCTGCTCTGTTCAAGAGGTCGATGAGGCGGTTCAACGTTGCATGGTGGGCGTACTCCTTCCCGCTGACGGTGCTGGCGCTGGCGGCCACCGAGTACGCACAGGAGGTGGAGGGAAGCGTCTCCAACGCCCTCATGCTCGTCCTCGCCGTCCTCTCCGTGCTGGTCACCGTCGCCCTCATCGTCTTCACCGCGATCAAGGCCGGCGACCTCCTTCCCCACGGCAATGA